A genomic segment from Syntrophotalea acetylenivorans encodes:
- a CDS encoding glycerate kinase, with amino-acid sequence MKIILAFDSFKGSLSAKTACRVVADKLRAIKPGWQVVSLPLADGGEGTAATLVESCRGRWQVVEKVMGPLSTMRFTSSYGWLPGDIAVVEMARASGLTLLDNTQRNPLLTTSYGAGQLLAAAVKAGAKRIILTLGGSATVDAGTGAARALGWRFLDDKGKEVPLGGGGLCRIAQLQRPKGDLPPMEVWCDVRNPLLGPEGAARVFGPQKGADQVMVAELEEGLQHIAELVASQLGLPFYDVPGDGAAGGFGFGARAFFDAQLVSGAHKVMGLVGLEKELEAADWVITGEGCLDEQSLQGKVVGEVTRLAQSQSVKVAVLSGRMLLEAGRCREVGLALCEPVMTRGMNIETAMEQAESLLAAATERLLGRFDE; translated from the coding sequence GTGAAGATTATCCTTGCTTTCGATTCCTTTAAGGGCAGCTTGTCGGCAAAAACCGCTTGCCGTGTGGTGGCCGACAAGCTGCGAGCCATAAAACCGGGGTGGCAGGTAGTGAGCCTGCCGCTGGCGGATGGCGGCGAGGGTACGGCAGCGACCCTGGTAGAGAGTTGCCGTGGGCGATGGCAGGTTGTTGAGAAGGTCATGGGCCCTCTTTCAACGATGCGTTTCACTTCCTCCTACGGTTGGTTGCCTGGGGATATCGCCGTGGTCGAAATGGCCCGCGCCAGTGGTCTGACCCTGTTGGATAACACCCAGCGCAATCCCCTGTTGACTACCAGTTACGGTGCTGGGCAACTTCTTGCCGCTGCAGTTAAGGCCGGCGCCAAACGGATTATCCTGACTTTGGGCGGTAGCGCTACCGTCGATGCCGGGACCGGAGCGGCGCGTGCTCTCGGTTGGCGCTTTCTTGACGACAAGGGGAAAGAGGTGCCGCTCGGTGGCGGGGGGCTTTGTCGGATAGCTCAACTACAGAGGCCCAAAGGGGATCTGCCGCCGATGGAAGTATGGTGTGATGTGCGTAACCCTCTGTTGGGGCCGGAGGGAGCGGCACGGGTATTCGGGCCGCAAAAAGGTGCGGATCAGGTGATGGTAGCAGAGTTGGAAGAGGGCCTGCAGCACATAGCCGAGTTGGTCGCGAGTCAGTTGGGGCTTCCATTTTATGATGTGCCTGGTGATGGGGCCGCCGGCGGATTCGGGTTCGGTGCCCGAGCTTTTTTCGATGCACAATTGGTTTCCGGAGCCCATAAAGTTATGGGTCTGGTTGGTCTTGAAAAAGAGCTAGAGGCTGCAGATTGGGTGATTACCGGTGAAGGTTGCCTCGATGAACAGTCTTTGCAGGGTAAGGTGGTCGGTGAGGTAACGCGACTGGCACAAAGTCAATCGGTCAAAGTGGCTGTATTGTCCGGGCGGATGTTGCTAGAGGCTGGCCGTTGCAGGGAGGTCGGTCTGGCACTGTGCGAGCCGGTAATGACAAGGGGCATGAACATAGAGACGGCAATGGAACAGGCGGAGTCCCTGTTGGCGGCCGCCACCGAACGTTTGCTGGGTCGCTTTGATGAATAA
- a CDS encoding methyl-accepting chemotaxis protein, whose translation MIKLKLRAQILLPTLLAVVIGMTVATLLSYQASKKALHSNIKDQMQQTTVALSKQIDNWVADLASDIKSLAGQNAMRASLEQTDETTKTANHILQEMAKEYGNYELLAIAGQDGTIVAASEQRYVGELKIADRGYFRAALGGVATISEAIKSKVSGDPAFVIAIPVELNGQIQGVCIGVVNLPHFANAFIKQVKVGNKGYAYLIDSKGRFLSHPKAELILDRSLSEFDWGKEVLNEKQGFKQYPWEGKEKIVAFESVDKTGWIIAVGAELDDIFSSVTNIRNTSLLVALLTLVAVGTVVFFIARRIVGAIQAGVKFAETIKLGDTSQRMELQREDEIGQLAESLNQMAEGLAANAELAQEIAAGNLNVEVKLASERDQFGKAFQKMVAQLNEVLGHIQVSGEQIASGSVQVSDASQSLSQGATESAASLEEISASMTEMSSQTTLNADNAKQADQLANQARDAGEQGNKQMAEMVNAMTEINESSQSISKIIRVIDEIAFQTNLLALNAAVEAARAGQHGKGFAVVAEEVRNLAARSAKAARETAELIEGSVAKAENGTQIAHGTASALEEIVGSVAKVSDLIGEISAASSEQAEGISQVTQALGQIDQVTQTNTANAEESAAAAEELASQADILKQMLGRFALASGAVSRGVSRSDAALPAPSKQLDVKSVGIRPKQLPETMIALDDAEFGRY comes from the coding sequence ATGATCAAATTGAAATTGCGAGCTCAGATACTGTTACCGACCCTGTTGGCTGTAGTTATCGGCATGACCGTCGCTACCCTCTTATCCTATCAGGCCTCTAAGAAAGCCCTGCATAGTAACATAAAAGACCAGATGCAGCAGACAACTGTAGCACTAAGCAAACAAATCGACAACTGGGTCGCCGACCTTGCAAGTGATATTAAATCTCTGGCCGGCCAGAACGCGATGCGCGCCTCCCTTGAGCAAACCGATGAAACAACCAAGACGGCCAACCATATTCTTCAGGAAATGGCTAAAGAATACGGTAATTATGAATTACTGGCTATTGCTGGTCAGGATGGAACAATCGTCGCCGCCTCAGAGCAACGCTACGTTGGCGAGCTGAAAATCGCGGATCGTGGTTATTTTCGAGCAGCCCTCGGCGGCGTAGCCACAATATCTGAAGCAATTAAAAGTAAGGTAAGTGGCGATCCGGCCTTCGTCATCGCAATCCCCGTTGAACTTAACGGCCAAATCCAAGGGGTCTGTATCGGTGTCGTCAACCTGCCCCATTTCGCAAATGCGTTTATCAAACAGGTAAAGGTGGGTAACAAAGGTTATGCGTATCTTATAGACAGCAAAGGACGCTTCCTCTCTCACCCCAAGGCAGAGCTTATCCTGGACCGTTCCCTCAGTGAATTCGACTGGGGCAAAGAGGTCTTGAATGAAAAACAGGGGTTCAAACAATACCCCTGGGAGGGCAAGGAGAAAATTGTAGCCTTTGAATCGGTTGATAAAACAGGTTGGATTATTGCCGTCGGCGCTGAACTGGATGACATCTTCTCCTCTGTAACCAACATCCGCAACACAAGTCTGTTAGTTGCCCTACTGACTTTGGTGGCGGTAGGCACAGTCGTTTTCTTTATTGCACGCCGAATTGTTGGCGCTATCCAAGCCGGGGTCAAATTCGCCGAAACCATCAAATTGGGCGATACCAGTCAGCGCATGGAATTACAACGCGAGGACGAAATCGGCCAACTGGCCGAGTCACTCAACCAGATGGCAGAAGGACTGGCTGCGAATGCAGAACTGGCACAGGAAATAGCTGCCGGCAACCTCAATGTCGAAGTCAAGCTGGCTTCGGAGCGGGATCAGTTCGGAAAGGCATTCCAAAAAATGGTCGCCCAGCTCAATGAAGTATTGGGTCATATCCAGGTATCCGGAGAGCAGATCGCGAGCGGCTCCGTTCAAGTGTCGGACGCTAGCCAGAGTCTCTCCCAAGGAGCGACCGAATCCGCCGCTTCTCTGGAAGAAATCAGCGCATCTATGACTGAAATGAGTTCCCAGACAACTCTCAACGCCGACAACGCCAAACAGGCAGACCAACTCGCCAACCAAGCTCGCGACGCGGGCGAACAAGGTAATAAGCAGATGGCAGAGATGGTGAATGCAATGACGGAAATCAACGAATCGAGCCAGAGCATCTCTAAGATCATTCGGGTTATCGATGAAATTGCATTTCAAACTAACCTGTTGGCTCTCAACGCTGCCGTGGAAGCAGCACGAGCTGGTCAGCATGGAAAAGGCTTTGCCGTTGTTGCAGAGGAAGTCCGAAATCTGGCCGCCCGCAGCGCCAAAGCAGCCAGGGAAACCGCAGAACTCATCGAGGGTTCGGTGGCTAAAGCTGAAAATGGTACCCAGATCGCCCATGGCACAGCCAGCGCACTGGAAGAAATTGTGGGCAGCGTAGCCAAGGTCTCCGATCTGATCGGTGAAATTTCCGCGGCCTCCAGCGAACAAGCCGAAGGCATTTCCCAAGTCACCCAGGCCCTTGGCCAGATAGACCAGGTAACCCAGACCAACACTGCCAACGCTGAAGAGAGTGCTGCGGCAGCAGAGGAATTGGCCAGCCAGGCCGACATCCTGAAACAAATGCTAGGCCGTTTCGCCCTGGCATCAGGTGCTGTTTCAAGGGGTGTAAGCCGCTCAGACGCCGCCCTCCCTGCTCCCTCTAAGCAATTGGACGTAAAATCGGTTGGGATCAGACCCAAACAACTTCCAGAAACCATGATCGCTCTTGACGACGCTGAATTCGGTCGGTATTAA
- a CDS encoding GGDEF domain-containing protein: MPEQYSSADGMADDASQKVRTIREVQSLIQQKIELPSPPNIAMHILEAVQNDDSCFAELGKIISADPSLTAKLLKVTNSPMYGFGGRVKSIETALSILGINSLKNIALSFIIVQKLHGDSTSFFDFEYFWKRSVSAAVAAKMLAPLADYDSDDIFVSGLLQDIGVLVFFHYYTDSYMEVMALKNSSEAPGHIVERQLMGLCHAELGGSLLQGWGLPESIYLPLFYHHRESCAPERHRVAVGILSLASKISAVYHSSQGRTTIAGVYQTLSEDYGLSEKEIKELLDAVATRSNEVLSLFDVSCSEIRPLSEMLQEANQELGKLNCSYEQLVMDLKQAKEESSKYVGKLIDANKKYRELAYRDDLTGLFNNRYFQEEMDKELERTKRYEHNLSLLFFDIDHFKETNDNFGHLAGDAVLRRVAEQIVQIMRSSDIVVRYGGDEFAVIMPETGREGLEVFAERIRLGIEDMFIPIDQVQLQVTISVGGATFKGKNPQVDKMTMLGAADKAIYEAKRAGRNRIQIVEV; this comes from the coding sequence ATGCCAGAACAATATAGTTCAGCCGACGGCATGGCAGACGATGCCAGTCAAAAGGTGCGGACAATTAGAGAGGTGCAGTCGCTGATCCAGCAGAAGATAGAGCTCCCTTCTCCGCCGAATATTGCAATGCACATCCTTGAGGCGGTGCAGAATGATGACAGTTGTTTTGCCGAGTTGGGCAAGATTATTTCCGCCGACCCCTCCCTAACCGCCAAACTGCTGAAGGTCACTAATTCCCCCATGTACGGCTTCGGCGGCCGGGTGAAGAGTATCGAAACCGCCTTATCGATCCTCGGCATCAATTCTTTAAAGAACATCGCCTTGTCCTTCATCATCGTTCAAAAATTACACGGTGATTCAACAAGTTTTTTCGATTTCGAATATTTCTGGAAACGGTCTGTTTCGGCGGCGGTAGCCGCCAAGATGCTGGCTCCGTTAGCAGATTATGATAGTGACGATATTTTCGTTAGTGGTCTGCTTCAGGACATTGGTGTCCTGGTGTTTTTTCACTATTATACCGATTCCTATATGGAAGTCATGGCGCTGAAGAATAGCAGCGAGGCGCCTGGACATATTGTCGAGCGGCAGCTCATGGGCTTGTGTCATGCCGAATTGGGCGGTTCATTGCTCCAAGGGTGGGGTTTGCCGGAAAGTATCTACCTTCCGTTGTTTTATCATCATCGAGAGTCTTGTGCTCCGGAGCGTCACCGGGTTGCCGTCGGTATTCTGAGCCTGGCCAGCAAGATTTCCGCTGTCTACCACAGCAGCCAGGGCAGAACCACTATAGCCGGTGTTTACCAGACCCTTAGCGAAGATTACGGCTTATCTGAAAAGGAGATCAAAGAGCTGCTCGATGCGGTTGCCACTCGTTCCAATGAAGTATTAAGCCTTTTTGATGTTTCTTGCAGCGAGATCAGGCCCCTTTCAGAGATGTTGCAGGAGGCCAATCAGGAACTTGGCAAGCTCAATTGCAGCTACGAACAGCTGGTCATGGATCTGAAACAGGCGAAAGAGGAGTCAAGTAAATATGTCGGCAAGCTGATCGACGCGAACAAAAAATACCGCGAATTGGCTTATCGCGATGATTTAACAGGTCTTTTCAATAATCGCTACTTTCAAGAAGAAATGGATAAGGAGTTAGAACGAACCAAACGTTATGAGCATAATCTGTCACTGTTGTTTTTCGATATAGATCATTTCAAGGAGACCAACGATAATTTCGGCCATCTGGCCGGCGATGCGGTACTGCGTCGGGTGGCTGAGCAGATAGTGCAGATTATGCGTAGCTCCGATATCGTTGTCCGTTACGGCGGTGATGAATTCGCCGTCATTATGCCGGAGACAGGCAGGGAGGGTCTTGAGGTTTTTGCCGAGAGAATTCGCCTTGGTATTGAGGATATGTTCATTCCCATTGATCAGGTCCAGTTGCAGGTGACTATCAGCGTGGGGGGGGCTACCTTTAAGGGTAAGAACCCTCAGGTCGATAAAATGACCATGCTTGGGGCAGCTGACAAGGCGATTTATGAGGCGAAACGGGCCGGGCGTAACCGAATTCAAATTGTCGAAGTCTGA
- a CDS encoding septal ring lytic transglycosylase RlpA family protein: protein MARMQKFKAVPVVCVLLLLTACGGGYQTRVLDSPATAGLKPHQKPYTVNGQRYQPLASHHGFVQEGLASWYGRKFHGRKTSNGEIYNMYAMTAAHKTLPLGTCVRVHNLANGRQTVVRINDRGPFVQGRIIDLSYSAANKLGVVGPGTAPVKIVALRYPEQDAGGRTVYRSIARNPVSSYAVQVASFSSGANAQRLAEELRSRFGAASVYRSQVNGNDFFRVRVGKYASLDAAESARLSIEGHGFNNCWVVAMD, encoded by the coding sequence ATGGCCCGAATGCAAAAATTCAAAGCTGTACCAGTCGTTTGTGTTTTGCTGCTACTCACTGCTTGCGGTGGCGGTTATCAAACCCGAGTACTGGACAGTCCCGCCACCGCCGGATTAAAACCCCACCAGAAACCTTACACAGTCAACGGTCAGCGTTACCAGCCCCTCGCCAGCCACCACGGTTTTGTTCAAGAGGGTCTTGCCAGCTGGTATGGTCGTAAATTTCACGGCCGCAAAACCAGTAATGGTGAGATTTATAATATGTACGCCATGACCGCGGCTCACAAAACCCTGCCTCTCGGCACCTGTGTTCGCGTGCACAACCTAGCCAACGGAAGACAGACCGTGGTGCGGATTAATGATCGCGGCCCCTTTGTTCAGGGACGTATCATAGACCTCTCCTACTCTGCGGCGAATAAGCTTGGTGTCGTCGGTCCCGGTACCGCTCCGGTGAAGATCGTGGCTTTGAGATACCCAGAACAGGACGCCGGCGGTCGAACCGTTTATCGCTCTATCGCTAGAAATCCGGTGAGCAGCTATGCTGTGCAGGTCGCTTCTTTCAGTTCCGGCGCCAACGCTCAACGGCTTGCGGAAGAATTACGCAGCCGGTTCGGGGCTGCCAGTGTCTATCGCAGCCAGGTTAACGGGAATGATTTCTTTCGTGTGCGGGTAGGTAAATACGCTTCTCTGGATGCTGCAGAGTCAGCGAGACTCTCCATCGAAGGTCATGGTTTCAACAATTGTTGGGTTGTTGCCATGGATTAG
- a CDS encoding PfkB family carbohydrate kinase codes for MDKPKNMVVGLGQCSLDILGSLGQYPPVDSKCDLDKVLIQGGGPVATALVTLARLGVPGVFLGCVGDDDFGRRIARGLEREKVDCRHLLVESGASSQFSFVAVEQDGGRRTIFCHRGSCRPLIEDDLPAEMICSSRLLHLDGSHPAAALAAARLARANGVITVLDGGSWRPGIEELLPLIDHLVVSGRFAEHWVPGRPVQEILPVLLGFGCQAATVTNGEAGSHTQSRDGESFHLPAFSVKSVDTTGCGDVFHGGYLFGLLQNWSLLRTVRFSAACAAIKSTALGGRTAIPTLLAVEDFLSR; via the coding sequence GTGGATAAACCAAAAAATATGGTAGTCGGACTGGGACAGTGCTCTCTCGACATTCTCGGCAGTCTGGGCCAGTATCCTCCCGTAGACAGCAAGTGCGATCTCGACAAAGTTCTCATTCAAGGAGGCGGCCCGGTAGCTACTGCCCTGGTGACCCTTGCTCGTCTCGGTGTCCCCGGTGTTTTTCTTGGCTGCGTCGGAGACGACGATTTTGGTCGCAGGATCGCCAGGGGGTTAGAGAGGGAAAAGGTTGATTGCCGACACCTGCTGGTCGAATCGGGCGCCAGCAGTCAGTTTTCCTTTGTCGCCGTTGAACAGGATGGTGGCCGGCGCACAATCTTTTGCCATCGCGGAAGTTGTCGGCCGTTGATCGAGGACGATCTGCCAGCGGAAATGATCTGCAGCAGCCGTTTGCTGCATTTGGATGGATCCCACCCTGCCGCGGCCTTGGCCGCTGCTCGATTGGCAAGAGCAAATGGTGTGATTACGGTGCTCGATGGTGGTAGTTGGCGCCCTGGAATCGAAGAATTATTGCCACTGATCGATCATTTGGTCGTCTCCGGCCGATTCGCAGAGCATTGGGTTCCTGGAAGGCCGGTGCAGGAAATATTGCCGGTGTTGTTGGGCTTCGGTTGTCAGGCTGCAACCGTTACTAACGGCGAAGCGGGCAGCCATACCCAAAGTCGGGATGGCGAGAGCTTTCATCTGCCCGCGTTTTCTGTGAAATCTGTTGATACCACCGGTTGCGGCGATGTATTCCACGGCGGGTATCTGTTTGGGTTGTTGCAAAACTGGTCTTTACTCCGAACGGTACGCTTCTCCGCAGCCTGTGCCGCTATCAAGTCGACTGCTTTGGGTGGTCGAACGGCTATTCCAACCTTGCTTGCGGTGGAGGATTTTCTTAGTCGCTAG
- the accA gene encoding acetyl-CoA carboxylase carboxyl transferase subunit alpha, translating to MLMEFYLDFEKPLVELERKICELREYSTDQVNFSNDIQKLEKKAEKLRKEIFSNLNRWQQTQLARHVNRPFTLDFVEHVFTDWFEVHGDRLYRDDPALVCGFARFDGEPCAIIGHQKGRDTKEKVLRNFAMPNPEGYRKALRVMNMAEQFGLPIFTFVDTPGAFPGIGAEERGQAEAIARNLREMAALSVPIIVTVTGEGGSGGALAIAVGNRVLMMEYSVYSVISPEGCAAILWKDGTKGDLAAEALKLTARDIDKLGCIIDDVIPEPLGGAHSDHQAAAMQVKAYLKKHLDELKQLSPEELKEQRYEKLRAMSFIEE from the coding sequence ATTCTGATGGAATTCTATCTCGATTTTGAAAAACCCCTGGTTGAACTGGAACGCAAAATCTGTGAACTGCGCGAGTATTCCACCGATCAGGTTAATTTTTCCAACGACATCCAGAAGCTTGAGAAGAAGGCGGAGAAACTGCGCAAGGAAATTTTCTCCAATCTCAACCGGTGGCAACAGACCCAGTTGGCCCGCCACGTCAATCGTCCCTTTACTCTCGATTTTGTCGAGCATGTTTTTACCGATTGGTTTGAGGTGCACGGTGATCGTCTCTATCGTGACGATCCGGCTTTGGTTTGCGGCTTTGCTCGTTTTGACGGCGAGCCCTGCGCCATCATCGGTCACCAGAAGGGGCGGGACACCAAGGAAAAGGTACTGCGGAATTTCGCTATGCCCAACCCCGAAGGCTATCGCAAGGCCTTGCGAGTGATGAATATGGCCGAACAATTCGGTTTACCGATTTTCACATTTGTCGATACGCCCGGAGCTTTTCCCGGTATCGGTGCCGAAGAGCGGGGACAGGCCGAGGCTATTGCCCGCAATCTGCGTGAGATGGCAGCCCTTAGTGTGCCGATTATCGTTACGGTCACCGGTGAAGGCGGGTCGGGTGGCGCACTGGCCATTGCTGTCGGCAATCGTGTGTTGATGATGGAATACTCGGTCTATTCAGTCATTTCACCGGAAGGCTGCGCCGCCATCTTGTGGAAGGATGGGACCAAGGGTGACTTGGCAGCTGAGGCTTTGAAGTTGACAGCTCGCGATATTGATAAACTTGGCTGCATCATCGATGATGTGATCCCTGAGCCTCTCGGCGGTGCCCACAGTGACCATCAAGCGGCTGCAATGCAGGTCAAGGCCTATCTTAAAAAGCACCTTGACGAACTCAAACAACTTTCGCCGGAAGAATTAAAAGAGCAGCGTTATGAAAAGCTGCGAGCTATGAGTTTTATCGAGGAATAA
- the dnaE gene encoding DNA polymerase III subunit alpha encodes MTPPGFVHLHLHSQYSLLDGAIKIGDLVKRAVACQMPALAVTDHGNMFGAVEFYSKAKAAGIKPILGCEVYVAPGSRFDKTNARGSSEASHHFMLLCQNLTGYRNLCHLVSAAYREGFYYKPRIDWQLLAEHHEGLIGMTACLGGEIPSLINQGKMAEAKRRTEEMARIFDGDRLYLELQENFLTEQDVANKGLIELSRELSLPLVATNDCHYLTREDAYAHEVLLSIQTGKTMDDPNRMRFPNEEFYVKSPEEMAAMFKEVPEALSNTLAIAERCNLELDFDTYHFPQYEKPQEKTLDEVLAEDSRKGLDERLEEIRRIRADFSAEKEQEYRERLEIELDCIRSMGFPGYFLIVADFINWAKDNGIPVGPGRGSAAGSLVAYAIRITDIDPMPYNLLFERFLNPERVSMPDIDVDFCIYGREEVINYVRQKYGEANVAQIITFGTMMAKGVVRDVGRALNMPYGDVDKIAKLVPAVLNITLKEALEQEPKLKELADKEPQVAKLLEVALALEGLTRHASTHAAGVVVTPNALPEYLPLYTDPKSGGQVTQFTMKFVEQIGLVKFDFLGLKTLTVIDNAVRLIREGRDPDFDLQLVRDDDEETYRLLSSGNTTGVFQLESSGMKEMLVKLKPSCFEDIIAACALYRPGPLGSGMVDDFILRKHGKKEITYDFPQLEPILKDTYGVIVYQEQVMLIGQVLANYSLGGADLLRRAMGKKKPEEMAKQKDLFMAGAKENNLDLKKAEAVFDLMEKFAAYGFNKSHSAAYALVAYHTAYLKAHYPVEFMAALLTEDMENTDKVIKNINEVRSMGIEVLPPDINASSRSFTVHDKAIRFGLGAVKGVGGAAVEAIMESRQEEPFSTLNDFCERADLRKVNKKVADALIKCGAFDSLGGKRAQYLEVLEDAMEVGQKVQREKAEGQESLFGTEELVSHRGNGYGQLPDMEEWPEKVLLGFEKEALGFYITGHPLDRYVDTLKRFASCDTAGLPERADKEEVQVGGMVAGLKELMTKKGDRMAFVTLEDLSGFVEMVVFPEVYQASAELLRGEAPLLVSGTLDVGEETCKLMAQKIVALQDVNLQQTTRVNFRLNTTGLDSDQLRGLRDIVARHRGKCRAMVRLLIPNRSETLLRLPDDLLVSASDEIMEEAERLFGYNVVTFE; translated from the coding sequence ATGACCCCTCCCGGTTTCGTACATTTACATCTTCACAGTCAATACAGTCTTCTCGATGGTGCCATTAAAATCGGAGACCTGGTTAAGCGTGCCGTGGCCTGCCAGATGCCCGCTCTGGCCGTAACCGATCACGGCAACATGTTTGGCGCCGTCGAATTTTACAGCAAGGCCAAAGCGGCAGGTATCAAACCGATTCTCGGTTGCGAAGTCTATGTGGCGCCCGGTTCCCGTTTTGATAAAACCAATGCCCGGGGCTCTTCCGAAGCATCTCACCATTTCATGCTGCTGTGCCAGAACCTGACGGGCTACCGCAATCTCTGCCACCTGGTGTCGGCAGCTTATCGCGAAGGCTTCTACTACAAGCCCCGTATCGACTGGCAACTGCTGGCAGAGCACCATGAAGGCTTGATCGGCATGACCGCCTGTCTCGGCGGTGAGATTCCATCCTTGATCAATCAAGGCAAGATGGCCGAGGCCAAGCGCCGCACTGAGGAAATGGCCCGGATTTTCGACGGGGACCGTCTTTATCTCGAATTGCAGGAAAACTTCCTCACCGAGCAGGATGTGGCTAATAAGGGACTTATCGAGCTCTCCAGGGAACTCAGCCTTCCGTTGGTGGCTACCAACGACTGCCACTATCTGACCCGGGAAGATGCCTACGCCCATGAGGTATTGCTGTCCATTCAGACCGGCAAGACCATGGACGATCCCAACCGGATGCGCTTTCCCAACGAAGAGTTTTACGTCAAATCTCCCGAAGAAATGGCCGCTATGTTCAAGGAGGTGCCCGAGGCCTTGAGCAATACCTTGGCCATCGCCGAGCGCTGTAACCTGGAACTCGATTTCGACACCTATCACTTTCCGCAATACGAAAAGCCTCAGGAAAAGACCCTTGACGAGGTTCTGGCTGAAGATTCTCGCAAGGGGCTCGATGAGCGACTGGAGGAGATTCGCCGGATTCGAGCGGATTTCTCCGCCGAAAAAGAGCAGGAGTACCGCGAGCGCCTCGAGATTGAGCTGGACTGCATCCGCTCCATGGGGTTCCCCGGCTATTTTCTGATCGTCGCCGATTTCATTAACTGGGCCAAAGACAATGGGATACCGGTCGGTCCCGGCCGCGGCAGTGCCGCGGGCAGCCTGGTGGCCTATGCCATCCGCATTACCGATATCGACCCCATGCCCTACAACCTGCTCTTTGAGCGATTCCTCAACCCGGAACGGGTGTCGATGCCCGATATCGACGTCGATTTCTGTATTTACGGCCGTGAAGAGGTCATTAACTACGTCCGTCAGAAGTACGGCGAGGCCAACGTCGCCCAGATCATCACCTTTGGTACCATGATGGCCAAAGGGGTGGTGCGGGACGTCGGTCGTGCCCTCAATATGCCCTACGGCGATGTGGACAAGATCGCCAAGCTGGTGCCGGCGGTACTCAATATCACTTTGAAGGAGGCGCTGGAACAGGAGCCGAAACTCAAGGAGCTGGCCGACAAAGAGCCGCAGGTAGCCAAGCTGCTGGAAGTTGCCCTGGCTCTTGAAGGGTTGACCCGTCATGCCTCGACTCATGCTGCCGGGGTGGTGGTGACGCCCAACGCTCTGCCCGAATATCTGCCTCTCTATACCGATCCTAAATCCGGTGGTCAGGTAACCCAGTTCACCATGAAGTTCGTCGAACAGATCGGGTTGGTCAAGTTCGATTTTCTCGGACTCAAGACTCTGACCGTTATCGACAATGCGGTGCGCCTGATCCGTGAGGGGAGGGACCCCGATTTCGATCTTCAGCTGGTGCGCGACGATGACGAAGAGACCTACCGTCTGCTGTCCTCCGGCAATACCACCGGTGTTTTTCAGCTCGAGTCCTCGGGTATGAAGGAGATGCTGGTCAAGCTTAAGCCGAGCTGCTTTGAAGATATCATCGCCGCCTGTGCCCTCTATCGCCCCGGGCCCCTCGGCTCGGGAATGGTTGATGATTTTATCCTGCGGAAGCACGGCAAGAAGGAAATCACCTACGACTTTCCCCAGCTTGAGCCGATCCTCAAAGATACCTACGGGGTTATCGTCTACCAGGAACAGGTTATGCTCATCGGGCAGGTGTTGGCCAACTACAGTCTCGGTGGGGCCGACTTGCTGCGTCGGGCCATGGGTAAGAAGAAGCCCGAAGAGATGGCCAAGCAAAAAGACCTCTTCATGGCCGGTGCCAAGGAGAACAACCTCGACCTGAAGAAGGCCGAGGCGGTCTTCGATCTGATGGAGAAGTTCGCAGCCTATGGCTTCAATAAATCTCACTCGGCTGCTTACGCTCTGGTGGCGTACCATACTGCCTATCTCAAGGCCCATTATCCTGTAGAATTCATGGCCGCCTTGCTCACCGAGGATATGGAGAACACCGACAAAGTCATCAAGAACATCAACGAGGTGCGCTCTATGGGCATCGAGGTGCTGCCCCCCGATATTAATGCCTCGAGTCGTTCCTTTACCGTGCACGATAAAGCAATCCGATTCGGACTCGGTGCGGTCAAGGGGGTCGGCGGCGCGGCCGTCGAAGCCATTATGGAGAGCCGCCAGGAAGAACCCTTTAGCACCTTGAACGATTTCTGTGAACGAGCTGATTTGCGCAAGGTCAACAAAAAGGTGGCAGACGCGCTGATTAAATGCGGTGCTTTCGACTCTCTGGGGGGCAAGCGTGCCCAGTATCTGGAGGTTCTGGAAGACGCGATGGAGGTTGGACAGAAGGTCCAGCGAGAGAAGGCAGAAGGTCAGGAATCGCTCTTCGGTACCGAAGAACTTGTTTCCCATCGCGGTAACGGTTATGGTCAGTTGCCGGACATGGAGGAATGGCCTGAGAAAGTGTTGCTCGGCTTTGAAAAAGAAGCCCTCGGCTTCTATATCACCGGTCATCCTCTGGATCGTTATGTCGACACCTTGAAACGCTTTGCCAGTTGCGATACCGCCGGCTTGCCGGAACGGGCCGATAAGGAGGAAGTTCAGGTCGGCGGGATGGTTGCCGGGCTGAAGGAGTTGATGACAAAAAAGGGCGACCGCATGGCCTTTGTCACCCTTGAGGATCTGAGCGGATTTGTTGAGATGGTGGTTTTCCCGGAGGTCTATCAAGCTTCAGCGGAACTGCTGAGAGGCGAAGCGCCGCTGCTGGTCTCCGGTACCCTTGATGTTGGCGAAGAGACATGCAAGCTCATGGCTCAAAAAATTGTTGCTCTGCAGGACGTTAATTTGCAACAGACCACGCGAGTCAATTTCCGCCTGAATACTACCGGCCTTGACAGCGATCAACTGCGGGGGTTGCGGGATATTGTGGCACGACACCGTGGAAAGTGCCGGGCCATGGTCCGGTTGTTGATCCCTAACCGCAGCGAGACGCTGCTCAGGCTTCCCGATGATCTGCTGGTGTCTGCCAGTGATGAAATAATGGAAGAGGCTGAACGGTTGTTCGGCTATAATGTGGTTACCTTCGAGTAG